The Macrococcoides canis genome has a window encoding:
- a CDS encoding DEAD/DEAH box helicase, producing the protein MDKHPFEHFELAPYLIEAVKDLNFNQPTEIQRRVIPKLKKDTHLIGQSQTGTGKSHAFLLPLINKIDKDLIQPQVIVLAPTRELAKQLYDASEHLISFTEGIKAGLYIGGTDKNKDIQKSKVQPQIVIGTPNRIKDLAEENVLHIHLANAVVVDEADLMIDLGFLPTVDKIAANVSRDAQIAVFSATIPKALHPFLNKYLSKPEFIEIEPDSKTNKNITFYLVPTKSNDKKEKLVSVMNTCNPYLAIIFANSRDRADELAEFLQDQGMKVGIIHGGLAPRERTQMMKRVKNLEFQYIIASDLASRGIDIEGVSHVFNYDIPKDIDFFTHRVGRTGRGNYTGVAITLYTPDEEDLINQIEKKGFSFIHSDIKNGELTEIKDRTERRSRQKKEDNIEKSLVHKVKKKKKVKPGYKKKFRYELDKIKRNEKKAHSKRVNKQNRKG; encoded by the coding sequence ATGGACAAACACCCATTTGAACATTTTGAACTTGCACCATATTTGATAGAAGCGGTGAAAGATCTTAATTTCAACCAGCCCACAGAAATCCAGAGAAGAGTTATTCCTAAATTAAAGAAAGATACACATTTAATCGGACAATCTCAAACTGGTACAGGTAAATCACATGCATTCCTGTTGCCGTTGATCAATAAAATTGATAAAGACTTAATACAGCCGCAGGTGATTGTGCTAGCACCTACGCGTGAACTTGCAAAACAATTATATGATGCGAGTGAACATTTGATCTCCTTTACTGAAGGTATTAAAGCAGGCCTTTATATCGGAGGAACAGATAAGAATAAAGATATACAGAAATCTAAAGTACAGCCTCAAATCGTTATAGGCACACCAAACCGTATTAAAGATTTAGCAGAGGAAAATGTACTGCATATTCATTTAGCAAATGCAGTAGTAGTTGATGAAGCGGATCTGATGATTGATCTTGGATTCTTACCGACAGTCGATAAAATTGCAGCGAACGTATCGCGTGATGCTCAGATTGCTGTCTTTTCAGCAACGATTCCTAAAGCATTACATCCTTTCTTAAACAAATATTTATCAAAACCAGAATTCATTGAAATTGAACCTGATAGTAAGACGAATAAGAATATTACGTTCTATCTTGTTCCGACAAAGAGTAATGATAAGAAAGAAAAGCTAGTGAGCGTTATGAACACGTGTAATCCATATTTAGCTATTATCTTTGCGAATAGTCGTGACCGAGCAGACGAACTTGCTGAGTTTCTGCAGGATCAAGGGATGAAAGTTGGAATCATCCATGGAGGTCTGGCTCCTAGAGAACGAACTCAGATGATGAAACGTGTCAAGAACTTAGAATTTCAATATATTATAGCGAGTGACCTTGCAAGTCGTGGTATCGATATAGAAGGTGTAAGCCATGTGTTTAACTATGATATTCCAAAGGATATCGATTTCTTTACACATCGTGTCGGTCGAACAGGACGTGGGAATTACACAGGTGTAGCAATTACGCTTTATACACCAGATGAAGAGGACTTAATCAACCAGATTGAGAAAAAAGGCTTCTCATTTATTCATTCAGATATTAAAAATGGTGAACTCACAGAAATAAAAGACCGTACTGAACGTAGAAGTCGTCAGAAAAAAGAAGATAATATTGAAAAGTCATTAGTTCATAAAGTAAAGAAGAAAAAGAAAGTGAAACCAGGGTATAAGAAGAAGTTCAGATATGAACTAGATAAGATTAAACGCAATGAGAAAAAAGCACACTCTAAGCGCGTTAATAAGCAAAACAGAAAAGGTTAA
- a CDS encoding deoxyribonuclease IV, giving the protein MLIGSHVSMSGKKMLLQASEEAAIYGASTFMIYTGAPQNTRRKAIEDLNIEAGQAHMQAHGLSNIVVHAPYIINIANTVKPEVFNLGVEFLQKEIERTEALGAKDIVLHPGAHVGAGEEAGIKKIIEGLNEVLTNNNDVRIALETMAGKGSECGKSFEELAEIISGVTHNERLSVCFDTCHTHDAGYDIVNDLDGVLQEFDDIVGIDRIKVVHVNDSKNVLGARKDRHENFGFGNIGFDALTNIVYHEAFENIPKILETPYVQVGDDKKNKKPPYKFEIDMIKSRTFDPELLEKIKLQ; this is encoded by the coding sequence ATGTTAATCGGATCTCATGTATCAATGAGCGGAAAGAAGATGCTCCTGCAGGCATCTGAAGAAGCAGCAATCTACGGTGCTTCTACATTTATGATCTATACGGGTGCACCTCAAAATACACGACGTAAAGCGATCGAAGACTTAAATATTGAAGCAGGACAAGCACATATGCAGGCACATGGTCTGTCAAATATTGTTGTGCATGCACCTTATATCATCAATATTGCAAATACGGTAAAGCCTGAAGTATTTAATTTAGGAGTCGAGTTTTTACAAAAGGAAATCGAGCGTACAGAAGCGCTTGGTGCAAAAGATATCGTGCTGCATCCAGGTGCACATGTCGGGGCTGGAGAAGAAGCAGGGATCAAGAAGATAATAGAAGGTCTGAACGAAGTCCTGACAAATAATAACGATGTGCGTATTGCACTTGAAACAATGGCGGGTAAAGGCTCAGAATGTGGGAAATCATTTGAAGAACTTGCAGAAATTATTTCAGGTGTAACACATAATGAGCGACTTTCTGTATGTTTTGATACTTGTCATACACATGATGCAGGATATGATATTGTCAATGACCTGGACGGTGTATTACAGGAATTCGATGACATTGTTGGAATCGATCGTATAAAAGTTGTGCACGTCAATGACAGCAAAAATGTGCTAGGTGCCAGAAAAGATAGACATGAAAATTTCGGCTTTGGCAATATTGGATTTGATGCATTAACTAACATCGTCTATCATGAGGCATTTGAAAATATTCCTAAGATTTTAGAGACACCTTATGTTCAAGTTGGTGATGATAAGAAAAATAAAAAACCACCTTATAAATTTGAAATCGATATGATTAAAAGCAGAACTTTTGATCCTGAATTATTAGAAAAGATTAAATTGCAGTAG
- a CDS encoding 4-hydroxy-3-methylbut-2-enyl diphosphate reductase — MEIIKITPRGYCYGVVDAMVIARNASLDKSLPRPIYILGMIVHNKHVTDAFESDGIITLDGPNRLEILEQIETGTVIFTAHGVSPEVKRRAKEKGLVCIDATCPDVENTHALIRRKKADGYHVIYIGKKGHPEPEGAVGVAPDIVHLVENKQDIEQLPQSLNEQKLIVTNQTTMSQWDVKHLMEDLEEKFPHIEVHKEICLATQVRQEAVANQASSADVLIVVGDPKSNNSNRLAQVSKEIAHTEAYRISDISELKLEWLEGKSTIAVTAGASTPTPIVKEVIDYIKSYDPLNVTPIPEKSGVPVEKILPKIKNATPVKILD, encoded by the coding sequence ATGGAAATCATTAAAATTACACCGCGTGGCTATTGTTATGGTGTAGTTGACGCGATGGTCATCGCGCGTAACGCATCCTTAGACAAATCATTACCACGCCCTATTTATATACTCGGTATGATCGTTCATAATAAACATGTCACTGATGCATTTGAAAGTGACGGCATCATTACACTGGATGGTCCAAACAGACTTGAAATCTTAGAACAGATCGAAACAGGAACCGTTATCTTCACTGCGCATGGCGTAAGCCCAGAAGTAAAACGTCGTGCGAAAGAAAAAGGACTTGTCTGTATCGATGCAACTTGTCCTGATGTAGAGAACACCCATGCATTGATACGTCGTAAGAAAGCAGATGGCTATCATGTCATCTATATCGGTAAGAAAGGTCACCCTGAACCTGAAGGAGCGGTAGGTGTCGCACCAGATATCGTACACCTTGTTGAAAACAAGCAGGATATCGAACAGTTACCGCAGTCTTTAAATGAACAGAAGCTCATCGTTACAAACCAGACTACAATGAGTCAGTGGGATGTTAAGCATCTGATGGAAGACTTAGAAGAGAAGTTTCCTCATATTGAGGTACATAAAGAAATTTGTCTTGCAACTCAAGTCAGACAGGAAGCTGTCGCGAATCAGGCATCAAGTGCTGACGTGCTTATCGTAGTCGGTGACCCTAAAAGCAATAACTCTAACAGACTCGCACAAGTATCGAAGGAGATCGCACATACTGAAGCTTATCGCATTTCAGACATCAGTGAATTAAAGCTAGAGTGGCTTGAAGGCAAATCAACGATTGCAGTTACAGCAGGTGCTTCGACACCAACGCCTATCGTAAAAGAAGTCATCGACTATATAAAAAGCTATGATCCGTTGAACGTTACACCGATTCCTGAAAAATCTGGAGTTCCAGTTGAGAAGATCTTACCTAAAATTAAAAATGCAACACCGGTGAAGATTTTAGACTAA
- a CDS encoding metal ABC transporter ATP-binding protein: MEPVFEIKDVSYRYPDKKALSHINISVYPGDFLAIVGPNGSGKSTLLKLILGILNLQEGSILMNGTDIRKLKNRTGIGYVSQKSNAGNSGFPANVFEVVRSGLIQIKPMFKRFDRNDHKKVDDILKRLHIEQLKDKNISDLSGGQQQRVYIARALISNPSVLVLDEPTVGIDAKHVAEFYTLLEQLKQEGITILLVTHDIGVVVDTATQVACLNEHLHFHGTTHQFKSLDEVEISKIYGHPVQFIDHSGHDRECCL, encoded by the coding sequence ATGGAACCCGTATTTGAAATAAAAGATGTATCATACCGTTACCCAGATAAAAAAGCATTATCTCATATCAATATTAGTGTATATCCAGGTGATTTTCTCGCAATTGTGGGTCCAAATGGTTCAGGAAAATCAACTTTGCTGAAACTGATACTTGGCATTTTGAATTTGCAGGAAGGCAGCATTCTGATGAATGGTACGGACATCCGTAAACTAAAGAATCGTACAGGCATCGGTTACGTATCTCAAAAATCAAATGCAGGGAATTCAGGGTTTCCTGCAAATGTTTTTGAAGTTGTAAGAAGTGGTTTAATACAGATAAAACCAATGTTTAAAAGGTTTGACAGGAATGATCATAAAAAAGTGGATGATATTTTAAAACGTCTGCATATTGAGCAGCTAAAGGATAAAAACATTTCAGATCTTTCTGGTGGACAGCAGCAGCGTGTATATATCGCACGAGCTTTAATCTCAAACCCATCAGTGCTCGTCCTGGATGAACCTACTGTAGGAATCGATGCGAAACATGTGGCGGAATTCTATACGTTACTTGAACAGCTTAAGCAAGAAGGTATCACGATTCTACTTGTAACCCATGATATCGGTGTCGTCGTTGATACAGCAACACAGGTCGCTTGTCTTAACGAACATCTGCATTTCCACGGAACGACACATCAATTTAAGTCCCTTGATGAAGTTGAAATCTCTAAGATATATGGACATCCTGTACAGTTCATCGATCATAGCGGACATGATAGGGAGTGCTGTTTATGA
- a CDS encoding Nif3-like dinuclear metal center hexameric protein: MNIRELLQIIHREIPAHTAESWDNVGLLIGDETTQVTGIMTTLDCTVAVIDEAVSKGVNTIICHHPLIFSGIKQINAGGYGTIMRYAIKNDMQLIAMHTNLDNYKYGVSYMIGEQIGLKNQSILLRERKTLCKLQLFVPTEAAERVKAALADAGAGQIGEYSHCFYTTEGVGQFKPSQDAQPYVGERGEIHYEQELKVECVFEPHLRKHIENVISDVHPYETPAYDIFDYTVDAEYGTGSIGTIGKMTVRKFAERLKEKLDIPSVKVIGDMDAEIASVSIIGGAGVSYMSEISGKSDVFLTGDIKYHEAHDLLMEGQMAIDIGHYSEYVMKDGLKSIFNRLIPDMLVYASATNTNPFNEV; this comes from the coding sequence TTGAACATACGTGAATTATTACAGATTATTCATAGAGAGATTCCGGCACATACAGCAGAGTCTTGGGATAATGTAGGTCTATTGATTGGGGATGAAACGACACAAGTTACAGGGATAATGACCACTCTGGACTGTACTGTCGCAGTTATTGATGAAGCGGTGAGTAAAGGTGTGAATACGATCATCTGTCATCATCCGTTAATATTTAGCGGGATTAAACAAATTAATGCCGGTGGATACGGAACGATTATGAGATACGCTATAAAGAATGATATGCAGCTTATTGCGATGCATACGAATCTGGACAATTATAAATATGGCGTGAGCTATATGATCGGAGAACAGATTGGACTTAAGAACCAGTCGATTTTACTGCGTGAACGCAAGACGCTCTGTAAATTACAGTTATTTGTGCCGACAGAAGCAGCCGAACGTGTCAAAGCTGCACTGGCTGATGCTGGTGCAGGGCAGATTGGAGAATATTCTCATTGTTTCTATACGACTGAAGGTGTGGGTCAATTTAAACCGTCACAAGATGCGCAGCCATATGTAGGTGAACGCGGGGAAATTCATTACGAACAAGAATTGAAGGTTGAATGTGTATTCGAACCTCATCTAAGAAAACATATTGAAAATGTAATTTCAGATGTACATCCATATGAAACACCGGCATATGATATATTTGATTATACGGTTGATGCAGAGTACGGAACTGGAAGCATCGGAACGATTGGCAAGATGACTGTACGAAAGTTTGCTGAACGGCTAAAAGAAAAGCTTGATATTCCTTCTGTTAAAGTGATAGGGGATATGGATGCGGAAATAGCATCGGTTTCAATAATTGGTGGTGCAGGTGTATCATATATGTCTGAAATAAGTGGTAAGTCGGATGTTTTCTTAACAGGAGATATTAAGTATCACGAGGCACATGATCTTCTGATGGAAGGTCAAATGGCTATAGATATCGGACATTACAGTGAATATGTTATGAAAGATGGGTTAAAGTCGATTTTTAACCGTCTAATACCTGATATGTTAGTATATGCTTCTGCTACAAATACAAATCCTTTTAACGAAGTATAA